From the genome of Nitrososphaerota archaeon, one region includes:
- the thiW gene encoding energy coupling factor transporter S component ThiW, whose translation MTTNTSTHQKPAKREAEAKKIALLATFIALGVALSIYPGSIPIGPTKVFPFQHMINGILGVALGPWYAAAAALATGLLRISIGTGTIFALPGGIPGALVVGLLHRYLHKSSWISLTEPIGTGIGALISASIVAPLIHAPPMPAAAWAWLGLTAQWQLFLAAFWASSIPGAVLGFIVLVALEKRGVLAKITV comes from the coding sequence GTGACAACCAACACCTCTACACACCAAAAACCCGCTAAAAGAGAAGCAGAGGCAAAGAAGATAGCCCTACTAGCAACTTTCATAGCCCTAGGCGTAGCCCTCTCAATCTACCCAGGGAGCATACCAATAGGCCCAACAAAAGTCTTCCCCTTCCAACACATGATAAACGGAATCCTAGGCGTAGCCCTAGGACCCTGGTATGCCGCCGCAGCAGCACTAGCCACAGGACTACTTAGAATCTCAATAGGCACAGGAACCATCTTCGCCCTCCCAGGAGGCATACCAGGAGCACTAGTCGTAGGGCTACTCCACAGATACCTGCATAAAAGCAGCTGGATCTCTTTAACCGAACCCATCGGAACAGGAATCGGCGCCCTAATAAGCGCCTCCATAGTCGCACCGCTCATACACGCACCACCCATGCCAGCAGCAGCTTGGGCTTGGCTAGGTTTAACCGCTCAGTGGCAGCTCTTCTTAGCCGCCTTTTGGGCCAGCAGCATACCAGGCGCGGTTTTAGGTTTTATTGTACTAGTTGCCTTAGAGAAGCGGGGTGTGCTTGCTAAGATTACGGTTTAA
- a CDS encoding DUF87 domain-containing protein → MLRLRFKDLLGKRVVITGDVGVGKTKLLASLVDEAASDPDLKVVVLDLAPEVHIGFETIGASVKTYSRRLHQVNYLRPSTIFAPRLQGRSREEVLELAAKNASTIKPLLISIASNPPDALFIDDLTIYLQAGGIEPLTKLISIVRTFVATAYKGKRLLDDKCSGLSRVEKSRLESLLNDPKLNILEVPL, encoded by the coding sequence TTGCTAAGATTACGGTTTAAAGACCTCCTAGGTAAAAGAGTCGTTATAACTGGCGACGTCGGGGTTGGTAAGACTAAGCTACTAGCCTCCCTCGTCGATGAAGCCGCCTCAGACCCCGATCTTAAAGTGGTCGTTTTAGACCTCGCACCTGAAGTGCACATAGGCTTCGAAACCATAGGCGCCTCGGTCAAAACCTACTCCAGAAGGCTACACCAAGTAAACTACCTTAGACCCAGCACAATCTTTGCACCAAGGCTTCAAGGCAGAAGTAGAGAAGAGGTCTTAGAGTTAGCGGCCAAGAACGCCTCAACCATCAAACCTCTTTTAATAAGCATAGCCTCTAATCCTCCAGATGCACTATTCATCGACGACCTCACCATATACCTCCAAGCTGGCGGGATAGAACCACTAACCAAACTTATCAGCATAGTTAGAACCTTCGTTGCCACAGCCTACAAAGGTAAGAGGCTCCTAGACGATAAGTGCTCTGGTCTAAGTAGAGTAGAGAAGAGTAGGCTCGAATCTCTACTAAACGACCCTAAGCTAAACATCCTAGAAGTGCCTCTATAA